A part of Desulfovibrio psychrotolerans genomic DNA contains:
- a CDS encoding DUF4857 domain-containing protein has protein sequence MNAQTRSLLEKEWIKIRRGIWIIPLLLAYAVADSHLVLNTINRMHGPLGLWATILDKSPTFFSSYLLLVPCGVLLAALQAWPECQGKRLRLLFHTPATPERILSVMLLTGTTVLILFNLLALAALTVSMRAHHFPPDVIIPVLLTVAQWCVLSFAAYFSAMAFFGSTGLPMKLVALAGGYAAYTLLADVRGYGLYARSLPVYTAFALAFVPLVYFAFLRFMGDRTTTRFELLRTASLLLISFCLCALLPVNYWRVAMPERVRQSMHYSPVLGEFVLSSTVLGKAIGPLGAGSTVNTLENGTELTRQEHARALPFLYAEDLMKWNTFPPEVAGMAITAQQAKYGWQFLRFRANDWNRPAPMLHMLLESSPEGARLQMAPDLMRLASGGMGLEFIRPEDGQIDEKKSRLFTLALSQAGFAFPVTALGGNPDTRKEYDLGYFLTDSGNTLFQLQMVRGEPRCVNTKQNIPGTVRSIIVQEHRRRDWSAFVVTDADLYALETHSGQLRRFPLERFNANTSRLTLWSDMVSKSAILANMALPEDGEHGIGMTPDYELAHTFTRPPNPDDLAAMEQRRMLASFLFPLQVGQHIPGSAYVHLGVKRADNPALGLASCLISLLLVVLMRRVSRKPCRPGNWILAAVFGPVGLLAIVMADAHFSLPFLKRRGE, from the coding sequence ATGAACGCACAGACGCGATCCCTGCTGGAAAAGGAATGGATAAAGATACGCCGGGGCATATGGATTATCCCGCTCCTGCTTGCCTACGCCGTGGCAGACAGCCACCTCGTCCTGAATACCATCAACCGCATGCACGGTCCGCTGGGACTGTGGGCAACCATACTCGACAAGTCACCAACCTTTTTCTCCAGCTACCTGCTGCTCGTTCCCTGCGGCGTGTTGCTGGCAGCCCTGCAGGCATGGCCGGAATGCCAGGGCAAACGGCTGCGACTGCTCTTTCACACCCCCGCAACGCCGGAGCGCATTCTCTCCGTCATGCTTCTCACAGGCACAACGGTACTCATACTCTTCAACCTTCTGGCACTGGCCGCACTCACCGTTTCCATGCGGGCACACCATTTCCCGCCGGATGTCATCATCCCCGTGCTGCTCACGGTGGCCCAGTGGTGCGTGCTCAGCTTCGCGGCTTATTTCTCGGCCATGGCCTTCTTCGGCAGCACGGGCCTGCCCATGAAGCTTGTCGCCCTTGCAGGCGGTTACGCAGCCTACACCCTGCTGGCCGATGTGCGCGGCTACGGCCTCTATGCCCGGTCCCTTCCGGTCTATACCGCCTTCGCGCTGGCTTTTGTGCCGCTGGTGTACTTCGCCTTCCTGCGCTTTATGGGAGACCGTACCACCACCCGCTTCGAACTGCTGCGCACTGCATCCCTGCTGCTCATATCCTTCTGCCTGTGCGCGCTGCTTCCCGTAAATTACTGGCGCGTTGCCATGCCGGAACGAGTGCGGCAGAGCATGCACTACAGCCCGGTTCTCGGCGAGTTTGTCCTCTCCAGCACGGTGCTGGGCAAAGCCATAGGCCCCCTCGGGGCAGGCTCTACAGTGAACACCCTTGAGAATGGCACCGAACTCACCAGACAAGAACACGCGCGGGCGCTGCCCTTCCTCTATGCGGAAGACCTTATGAAATGGAATACCTTTCCGCCCGAGGTGGCAGGCATGGCCATAACAGCCCAGCAGGCCAAATACGGCTGGCAGTTCCTGCGTTTCCGCGCCAACGACTGGAACCGCCCCGCCCCCATGCTGCACATGCTGCTGGAATCCAGCCCGGAGGGGGCTCGGCTGCAAATGGCACCAGACCTCATGCGCCTCGCCTCCGGCGGTATGGGGCTGGAATTCATACGCCCGGAAGACGGTCAGATTGATGAGAAAAAAAGCCGGCTGTTCACTCTGGCCCTCAGTCAGGCGGGTTTCGCCTTTCCCGTCACGGCACTGGGCGGCAACCCCGACACGCGCAAGGAATATGATCTGGGCTACTTTCTGACAGACTCCGGCAACACCCTCTTCCAGCTGCAGATGGTCCGGGGGGAGCCCCGCTGCGTGAACACGAAACAGAACATTCCGGGCACCGTCCGTTCCATCATCGTGCAGGAACATCGCCGCAGGGATTGGAGCGCCTTTGTGGTTACAGATGCCGACCTCTACGCACTGGAAACCCACTCCGGCCAACTGCGCCGCTTCCCGCTGGAGAGGTTCAATGCCAACACCTCCCGCCTGACCCTGTGGTCAGACATGGTTTCCAAAAGCGCCATTCTGGCCAACATGGCCCTTCCGGAAGATGGCGAGCACGGCATAGGCATGACTCCGGACTACGAGCTGGCGCATACCTTCACCCGTCCTCCCAATCCTGACGACCTTGCCGCCATGGAGCAACGGCGGATGCTGGCCTCGTTCCTCTTTCCGCTGCAGGTCGGCCAGCATATTCCCGGCTCCGCGTATGTGCATCTGGGCGTGAAACGGGCAGACAATCCCGCACTGGGGCTGGCCTCCTGCCTTATTTCGCTGCTGCTTGTGGTTCTTATGCGCCGGGTTTCCCGCAAGCCTTGCCGCCCGGGGAACTGGATACTCGCGGCCGTATTCGGCCCTGTGGGCCTGCTTGCTATTGTCATGGCCGATGCCCATTTTTCGCTACCTTTCCTGAAACGGCGCGGGGAATAA
- a CDS encoding extracellular solute-binding protein: MMTLALLLLPAASGAEPISVLGLGDTPRYLWNQEHFAHANLQAPKGGTLRLSASGNFDSFHPYIARGITAAGMGLTVETLGEAAPDYNTLEFYGLVAQSFEVAPDRSSVTFHINPAARFHDGTPITAEDAAFSFRLLTEQGAPNYRNYYASVEKAEVLSPLSVRFVFSEKDNAELPVILAQLPVLPKHYWETRNFSAPMQEPPLGSGPYRVKSFSMGSHVEYGRVPDYWGKDLPVNRGRYNFDSVRYEYYRDDTVAREAFKGGAFDLYTERTAKAWGNAYAGPALAAGDIVREEFSTNKPQGMYGFIYNTRRPVFADRRVRQALALAFDFEWTNRALFHGAYTRSESYFSNSEFASSGLPAPEELALLSPFTEQLPPGTLDTAYTVPVTAGDGNLRPVLTKALALFGEAGWTLREGRLVNAQGRQMEFSLLLRSASLNRIVLPFRQNLERLGIRMHIVQADATQYVNRVRDFDYDMILSGIPQSSSPGNEQRNYWGSAAAATPGSRNYAGVNSPVVDALVEHIIAAHDRASLVHACRALDRVLLHDAYVIPGWYSTTLRVAYWNKFARSPVAPASGIDIHSWWADPAREAALRRPGTKGGE; encoded by the coding sequence ATGATGACACTGGCGCTGCTCCTGCTGCCCGCAGCTTCCGGAGCAGAACCGATATCTGTACTCGGGCTGGGCGATACCCCCCGCTACCTGTGGAATCAGGAGCACTTTGCCCACGCCAATCTCCAAGCCCCAAAGGGCGGCACGCTGCGCCTGTCCGCCAGCGGCAATTTCGACTCCTTTCACCCCTACATCGCGCGCGGCATCACCGCCGCAGGCATGGGGCTGACGGTGGAAACGCTGGGAGAAGCCGCGCCGGACTACAATACCTTGGAGTTCTACGGCCTGGTGGCGCAATCTTTCGAAGTGGCTCCGGACCGCTCCTCCGTCACCTTCCACATCAATCCGGCCGCCCGCTTCCACGACGGCACCCCCATCACGGCGGAAGACGCAGCCTTCTCCTTCCGCCTGCTCACGGAACAGGGAGCACCCAACTACCGCAATTACTATGCGTCCGTGGAAAAGGCAGAGGTGCTCTCCCCCCTGAGCGTCCGCTTCGTGTTCTCAGAAAAAGACAACGCCGAATTGCCCGTCATTCTGGCCCAGCTGCCCGTCCTGCCCAAGCACTACTGGGAAACAAGAAACTTCTCAGCCCCCATGCAGGAACCGCCTCTGGGCAGCGGCCCCTACCGGGTCAAATCCTTCTCCATGGGCAGCCACGTGGAATACGGGCGGGTGCCGGACTACTGGGGCAAAGACCTGCCCGTAAACCGGGGCCGGTACAATTTTGACTCCGTGCGCTATGAATACTACAGGGACGACACCGTAGCCCGCGAAGCCTTCAAGGGCGGCGCCTTCGACCTGTATACCGAACGCACGGCCAAGGCATGGGGCAACGCCTATGCCGGTCCCGCTCTCGCTGCGGGCGACATCGTGCGCGAAGAATTTTCCACCAACAAGCCGCAGGGCATGTACGGCTTCATCTATAACACCCGCCGCCCGGTCTTCGCAGACCGCAGGGTCCGGCAGGCGTTGGCGTTGGCGTTTGATTTCGAATGGACCAACCGCGCCCTGTTCCACGGTGCCTACACCCGCTCCGAAAGTTATTTCAGCAACAGCGAATTCGCCAGCAGCGGCCTGCCCGCACCGGAAGAACTCGCCCTGCTCTCTCCCTTTACCGAACAGCTTCCTCCCGGAACACTGGATACGGCATACACCGTGCCCGTCACGGCGGGCGACGGCAACCTGCGCCCGGTCCTCACCAAGGCCCTCGCCCTGTTCGGCGAAGCGGGCTGGACCCTGCGCGAGGGCAGGCTGGTCAATGCGCAGGGACGCCAGATGGAATTCTCCCTGCTGCTACGCTCCGCCAGCCTGAACAGAATCGTGCTGCCCTTCCGGCAAAATCTGGAACGTCTGGGCATCCGTATGCATATCGTGCAGGCAGATGCCACCCAGTATGTAAACCGTGTGCGCGATTTTGATTACGACATGATCCTGTCCGGCATCCCCCAGTCGTCCTCCCCCGGCAACGAGCAGCGCAACTACTGGGGCAGCGCCGCAGCCGCCACCCCCGGCTCGCGCAATTACGCGGGCGTAAACTCCCCCGTGGTGGACGCGCTGGTGGAGCACATCATCGCCGCCCATGACCGCGCAAGCCTTGTGCATGCCTGCCGCGCGCTGGACAGGGTGCTGCTGCACGATGCCTACGTCATCCCCGGCTGGTACTCCACCACGCTGCGGGTGGCATACTGGAACAAATTCGCCCGCTCCCCCGTTGCCCCCGCCTCCGGCATAGACATCCACTCATGGTGGGCAGACCCCGCCAGGGAAGCCGCCCTGCGGCGTCCGGGCACCAAAGGCGGAGAATAG
- a CDS encoding TonB-dependent receptor plug domain-containing protein, whose amino-acid sequence MKRVLLGCLLALLLSPAGHAEEAALHAVPSAVANPAERATGHNATVPAPQGNATLQMEQAATTGPQGDQSVHQLDSVEVEAEKVQSGSATIKGRELRSLPSHSGSITEALKGMSNVQFSNEETSGLTAGEIRPPRVSIAGAKPYENNFLIDGMSVTNTLNPGGLAANDSAAYNDMTVSGADQTIFYDSSLVDSVTVHTSNVPARYGSFVGGVVSAELVDPRKDKWHGAVSGKHTRSKWFELRGVDQSSVTADNQPRFTINTMHAAADGPLTDNAALLVSYSQKHSTIPLKIKENDGSYKDKNQYRINENYISKLTVTPDEDLKLSVDFTYAPYAEKRWRSAWPDSDWYIENEAYRFAGKAELATDWGDWTAKTAYSQNGWSRDSSSNYRSQSTGAGIPVADRVARGGVGDALTETRSIDAGLDFDLTEFETDFLLWRISTGLAVNNTTTDMWNQEAELSVYSLPANGRWIKTETSYAERSQSATLNTLGYYAQTEIQWDRFTLTPGFRVDYDDFSYNTDIAHRLKAELDTMGDGTVRLVAGYNRYYGSQLRAYAFDRYRPSSTRQERLNADMTTTTVTFSQGTDRSYQSAGIKTPYSDEITGGVLGTVLGLDYGVEVVQREHKDQIISKTRGNNLYELTNDGKSEYEGITVNLGRSFETEHLGSHTLKLGATQSKTKTFNGAYNSEVAVNTITNGFKYNYDKVYYNGEVINRADLPAEDYNAPLVLTLSWLGSFYEDRFRVNSVSRWKDSSSGLSTDSRKAAATPYGTTATNPATSSSQWVSPDGSSYYNAYKMGVISGGFVTDASFEFDALKEEQYTVTLLLDVLNVFSESTETSVTEGALSRGRSVYAGIRCEF is encoded by the coding sequence ATGAAAAGGGTACTTCTGGGATGCCTGCTCGCCCTGCTGCTTTCTCCGGCAGGTCACGCGGAGGAAGCGGCGCTGCACGCAGTTCCCTCCGCAGTCGCAAACCCGGCGGAGCGCGCAACCGGCCACAACGCAACGGTTCCCGCCCCGCAGGGCAATGCCACGCTTCAAATGGAACAGGCCGCAACCACAGGACCCCAAGGGGATCAGTCCGTCCACCAGCTTGATTCGGTAGAGGTGGAGGCAGAAAAAGTGCAGTCGGGCAGCGCAACCATAAAGGGCCGTGAACTGCGCTCGCTGCCTTCGCACAGCGGCTCCATAACAGAAGCCCTCAAGGGCATGTCCAATGTCCAGTTTTCCAATGAAGAAACGTCCGGCCTCACCGCCGGAGAAATCCGTCCGCCCCGCGTGTCCATTGCCGGAGCAAAGCCGTACGAGAACAATTTTCTCATAGACGGCATGAGCGTGACCAACACCCTCAACCCCGGCGGGCTGGCTGCCAACGATTCCGCCGCCTATAACGACATGACCGTGAGCGGCGCGGACCAGACCATCTTCTACGACAGCAGCCTCGTGGATTCCGTGACCGTGCACACCAGCAACGTTCCCGCCAGATACGGCAGCTTTGTGGGCGGCGTGGTCAGCGCGGAACTTGTCGACCCGCGCAAGGACAAGTGGCACGGCGCCGTTTCAGGCAAGCATACCCGCAGCAAATGGTTCGAACTGCGCGGCGTGGACCAAAGCTCGGTGACAGCCGACAACCAGCCCCGCTTCACCATAAACACCATGCATGCCGCGGCAGACGGCCCCCTGACCGACAATGCCGCCCTGCTGGTCTCCTACTCGCAGAAACACTCCACCATTCCCCTGAAGATCAAAGAGAACGACGGCAGCTACAAAGATAAGAACCAATACCGTATAAACGAGAACTACATCTCCAAGCTCACGGTCACCCCGGATGAAGACCTGAAGCTGAGCGTCGACTTCACCTACGCCCCCTATGCCGAAAAGCGCTGGCGCTCCGCATGGCCGGACAGCGATTGGTATATTGAAAACGAAGCTTACCGCTTCGCTGGCAAGGCAGAGCTCGCCACCGACTGGGGCGACTGGACAGCCAAAACCGCCTATTCACAGAACGGCTGGAGCCGCGATTCCTCCAGTAACTATCGCTCCCAGTCCACAGGTGCCGGTATTCCCGTAGCAGACCGGGTGGCACGTGGGGGCGTTGGCGACGCCCTAACCGAAACCCGGAGTATTGATGCCGGGCTTGATTTCGACCTCACGGAGTTCGAAACCGACTTCCTTCTCTGGCGCATCTCCACGGGTCTTGCTGTGAACAACACCACCACAGACATGTGGAATCAGGAAGCCGAACTCTCCGTATACAGCCTTCCCGCCAACGGACGCTGGATAAAGACAGAGACCAGCTATGCCGAGCGCAGCCAGTCAGCCACCCTAAACACACTGGGCTATTATGCACAGACCGAGATACAGTGGGACCGATTCACCCTCACGCCCGGCTTCCGCGTGGATTACGACGACTTTTCCTACAACACGGACATAGCTCATCGCCTCAAGGCGGAACTGGACACCATGGGCGACGGCACCGTGCGTCTGGTGGCAGGCTATAACCGATACTACGGCAGCCAGCTCAGAGCCTACGCTTTCGACAGATATCGGCCTTCATCAACACGTCAGGAACGCCTGAATGCCGATATGACCACCACCACAGTCACCTTCTCGCAAGGTACAGACAGAAGCTACCAGTCGGCGGGTATAAAAACCCCCTATTCGGACGAGATCACCGGAGGAGTCCTCGGCACGGTGCTCGGCCTTGATTACGGTGTGGAAGTGGTGCAGCGCGAGCACAAAGACCAGATCATCAGCAAAACGCGCGGCAACAACCTGTACGAACTCACCAACGACGGCAAAAGCGAGTATGAAGGCATAACCGTCAACCTCGGCCGCTCCTTTGAGACCGAGCATCTGGGAAGCCACACGCTCAAGCTGGGTGCCACCCAATCCAAGACCAAGACCTTCAACGGAGCCTATAACAGCGAGGTAGCCGTAAACACCATCACCAACGGGTTCAAGTACAATTACGACAAGGTCTACTACAACGGCGAGGTCATCAACCGTGCCGACCTGCCTGCGGAAGACTACAACGCCCCGCTGGTGCTCACCCTCTCGTGGCTGGGCAGCTTCTACGAAGACAGGTTCCGCGTGAACTCCGTCTCCCGTTGGAAAGACTCCTCATCGGGGCTCTCCACAGATTCCCGCAAGGCCGCCGCAACCCCATACGGCACCACCGCCACCAACCCTGCCACCAGTTCCTCGCAATGGGTGTCTCCGGACGGAAGCTCTTACTACAATGCCTACAAAATGGGCGTCATCTCCGGCGGCTTCGTCACAGACGCCTCCTTCGAGTTCGATGCCCTCAAGGAAGAACAATACACCGTCACCCTGCTGCTGGATGTGCTCAACGTATTTAGCGAGAGCACAGAAACCAGCGTGACAGAGGGGGCGCTCTCCCGCGGCCGCTCGGTCTACGCGGGCATCCGCTGCGAATTCTAG
- a CDS encoding ABC transporter permease translates to MAKLSPFTRRRLAAFRAHRRGWWSLWLFLGFFALSLCAEIIANDKPLLVSYRGELFFPVVKDYPETAFGGDLPILANFKDPVVADSVTRHGWMLWPPIRFAHNTVNYEAESFPAPPSARNWLGTDDQGRDIVARILYGFRLSILFGFGLSAISSVVGVTAGAVQGYYGGKVDLLFQRFMEIWSGMPVLYLLIILSSIITMGFWSLLLVMLLFSWMGLVHVVRAEFLRCRQLDYVRAARAIGVSDATIMFRHILPNAMVATLSYLPFIFSGSVTTLTSLDFIGFGLPAGSPSLGELLAQGKNNLHAPWIGLTAFGVLAWLLCMLVFIGEAVRDAFDPNGGKRA, encoded by the coding sequence GTGGCTAAACTCTCCCCCTTCACCCGGCGCAGGCTTGCCGCCTTCCGCGCGCACCGGCGCGGCTGGTGGTCCCTGTGGCTCTTCCTCGGCTTCTTCGCCCTGAGCCTCTGCGCAGAGATCATCGCCAACGACAAGCCCCTGCTTGTCTCGTACAGGGGCGAGCTGTTCTTCCCCGTGGTCAAGGATTACCCGGAAACCGCCTTCGGCGGTGACCTGCCCATCCTTGCCAATTTCAAGGACCCCGTCGTGGCAGACTCCGTCACCCGCCACGGCTGGATGCTCTGGCCCCCCATCCGGTTCGCCCACAACACGGTGAACTACGAGGCGGAATCGTTCCCCGCCCCCCCATCCGCCCGCAACTGGCTCGGCACAGACGATCAGGGGCGGGATATCGTGGCCCGCATCCTCTACGGATTCCGCCTGTCCATCCTTTTCGGATTCGGCCTCTCGGCCATCAGCTCCGTGGTGGGCGTCACCGCCGGGGCGGTACAGGGCTACTACGGCGGCAAGGTGGATCTCCTGTTCCAGCGGTTCATGGAAATATGGTCCGGCATGCCCGTGCTCTACCTGCTCATCATCCTGTCCAGCATCATCACCATGGGCTTCTGGTCGTTGCTGCTGGTCATGCTGCTGTTCAGTTGGATGGGGCTGGTCCATGTGGTACGGGCAGAATTCCTGCGCTGCCGACAGTTGGACTACGTGCGCGCGGCGCGGGCCATAGGCGTGTCCGATGCAACCATCATGTTCCGGCACATCCTGCCCAACGCCATGGTGGCCACACTGAGCTACCTGCCCTTCATCTTCAGCGGGTCCGTGACCACACTCACCTCGCTCGATTTCATCGGTTTCGGGCTGCCCGCCGGGTCGCCCTCGCTGGGCGAACTGCTGGCGCAGGGCAAGAACAATCTGCACGCCCCCTGGATAGGACTCACGGCCTTCGGCGTGCTGGCATGGCTGCTGTGCATGCTGGTGTTCATCGGCGAGGCCGTGCGGGATGCCTTTGACCCCAACGGAGGAAAACGCGCATGA
- a CDS encoding microcin C ABC transporter permease YejB, translating to MLTYILRRLVLLVPTFLGIIALNFFVIQSAPGGPVEQYLLRLEGADKAFMERIGAESSDSGGGMGGTQSFDAGTTDGLYKGNRGLSPEVVEEVSRMYGFDRPIHERFFLMLRNYLSFDFGDSFFKGRSVMQLLGDSLPVSVSLGVWSTLIIYMVSIPLGICRAVRQGTRFDAVTGTLVVIGDAIPGFLFAVLLIVLFAGGSYWSIFPLRGLVSPGFEQMTLWQQIADYFWHMALPLTALVIGGFATLTTLTRNSFLDEIHKQYTATALAKGLTMGQVLYRHVFRNAMLIVIAGFPSTFIHMFFTGSVLIEVIFSLNGLGLLGFEAAMTRDYPVMFATLYLFTLLGLLTRILSDITYSMVDPRITFGSRGVSRG from the coding sequence ATGCTCACGTATATCCTGCGGCGGCTTGTGCTGCTCGTTCCCACGTTCCTTGGCATCATCGCCCTGAACTTCTTTGTCATCCAGTCCGCTCCCGGCGGTCCTGTGGAGCAGTACCTGCTGCGTCTTGAAGGGGCAGACAAAGCGTTCATGGAACGCATCGGTGCAGAATCCTCCGATTCAGGCGGGGGTATGGGGGGAACGCAAAGCTTTGACGCGGGCACCACAGACGGCCTGTACAAGGGCAACCGGGGACTCTCGCCGGAGGTGGTGGAAGAGGTTTCGCGCATGTACGGCTTTGACAGGCCCATCCACGAACGCTTCTTCCTTATGCTGCGCAACTACCTCAGCTTCGACTTCGGCGACAGCTTCTTCAAGGGTCGCAGCGTCATGCAGCTTCTGGGAGACAGCCTTCCCGTCTCCGTCTCGCTGGGGGTATGGAGCACCCTCATCATCTACATGGTATCCATCCCGCTCGGCATATGCCGGGCGGTGCGTCAGGGCACGCGGTTCGATGCGGTAACGGGCACCCTCGTGGTCATTGGCGACGCCATCCCCGGCTTCCTGTTCGCCGTCCTGCTCATCGTGCTGTTCGCGGGGGGCAGCTACTGGAGCATCTTCCCCCTGCGGGGCCTTGTCTCACCCGGTTTCGAGCAGATGACCCTATGGCAGCAGATAGCAGATTACTTCTGGCACATGGCCCTGCCGCTCACGGCACTGGTCATCGGTGGATTCGCCACCCTCACCACGCTCACACGCAACTCGTTTCTGGACGAGATACACAAGCAGTACACCGCCACCGCACTGGCCAAGGGCCTGACCATGGGGCAGGTGCTTTACCGGCATGTGTTCCGCAATGCCATGCTCATCGTCATTGCCGGATTTCCTTCCACCTTCATCCACATGTTCTTCACTGGCTCGGTGCTCATAGAGGTCATTTTCTCCCTCAACGGGCTGGGACTGCTGGGTTTTGAAGCCGCCATGACCCGCGACTATCCCGTCATGTTCGCCACCCTGTACCTCTTCACGCTGCTGGGGCTGCTCACGCGCATCCTCTCAGACATCACCTACTCCATGGTAGACCCGCGCATCACCTTCGGCAGCAGGGGGGTATCGCGTGGCTAA
- a CDS encoding ABC transporter ATP-binding protein, protein MAALIECTGITHSYGEKTVLHDLTFTVHPGGVFGLLGKNGAGKSTAINILMGFLCPTGGSCRVLGEESHNLTPSARSRIGLLHEGFVQYDFMTVAELERYYAPFYPKWDREVFFDLIARMHMPHSRRLSRMSCGQRSQVVLGLIMAQMPQLMILDDYSMGLDVGYRRLFIDFLREYVTRRNTTVLLTSHVVQELDKIVDSMIVLKEGRVCVSGTKQAFMASFSCFRFNRTEASLLLKQDKVLCTVEHGSTQTAVYGFFNEDSLRAYLSGKGVPCTALEQVAMDFEDAFIGLTGKY, encoded by the coding sequence ATGGCAGCACTTATCGAATGCACGGGCATCACCCATTCCTACGGCGAAAAAACCGTCCTGCACGACCTCACCTTCACCGTGCATCCCGGAGGCGTATTCGGCCTGCTGGGCAAGAACGGCGCGGGCAAAAGCACGGCCATCAATATCCTCATGGGGTTTCTGTGCCCCACGGGCGGCTCATGCCGCGTTCTAGGGGAAGAGAGCCACAATCTCACGCCGTCTGCCCGCAGCCGCATAGGTCTGCTGCATGAAGGTTTCGTGCAGTACGACTTCATGACCGTGGCCGAACTGGAACGCTATTACGCTCCCTTCTATCCCAAATGGGACAGAGAGGTCTTCTTCGACCTCATAGCGCGTATGCACATGCCCCACTCACGACGTCTTTCCCGCATGTCGTGCGGGCAACGCTCACAGGTGGTGCTCGGGCTCATCATGGCCCAGATGCCGCAGCTCATGATCCTGGATGACTACAGCATGGGGCTGGATGTGGGCTACCGCAGGCTGTTCATCGACTTCCTGCGGGAATACGTCACGCGCCGCAACACCACGGTCCTGCTCACCTCCCACGTGGTGCAGGAACTGGACAAAATCGTGGACAGCATGATCGTGCTGAAGGAGGGACGGGTCTGCGTCTCAGGTACCAAACAGGCGTTCATGGCATCCTTCAGCTGCTTCCGGTTTAACCGCACGGAGGCCTCCCTTTTACTGAAGCAGGACAAGGTGCTCTGCACAGTCGAACACGGCAGTACCCAGACCGCAGTGTACGGCTTCTTCAACGAGGACTCCCTGCGGGCCTATCTTTCCGGCAAAGGGGTGCCCTGCACCGCACTTGAACAGGTTGCCATGGACTTCGAAGACGCCTTCATCGGCCTTACCGGCAAGTACTAG